A window of Anas acuta chromosome 5, bAnaAcu1.1, whole genome shotgun sequence genomic DNA:
ctaaggcgggacaggtagctaaaagaaggaggaccagactgaaaagcccgggaagtgttaaccaatcctgagcttagtttctgcaatatgtatgagttgattatgttcgaactagataaaagacgactgagctatccattaaagttgaagttcactgttcactcatattgagcgtctgggtcttccttccgtcaGCAACACAACAGAGTAGTTGAAATGATGATAGGGTGTGTGTTCAAGTCTATAACTACTGCCACTGGGACATGAAGATATTCCCTTGAAGGTATGCCGCTGCCCAGGCCTTCACTGTTATCTTCCACATTATTATACCATTTGGTTATTTGAGTGACTCATTTGTATTGGTTTCAGTGCTCTCCCATAGTCCTAATACTGCAAAGTTTTTGCTGACACACAAAACACTGAGTTAAGCTGTGAGCTGCTATTTGAAATGTGGCTTTCCAGCGCCATCTAAAGGTGAATAAATGTGAATGTGCTTTACCACAAGCTCAGTATCACGATCTTACTGCTACAGGGAGGCAGAGAGACAAAAAGCTCTCATTTTGGTTGCTTTGGCCTCTCCATTAGGGACCACGCTGTCTGCAAcactccctcagcctcctgaTCTCTTCCAGCAGCACTATCTGTCCATTCATCGCTCTGTTTAGGGAGCTTATGGTGACCAAGTCTTTCAATTTAGTTTCCCTGGAGATGGATGAAGTGGCTTTTATGAAGTCACCCCAGGAGAGTTGGGGCAGCAATAACAGTACATCTTCTGCTGATACTACCTGTAGCTTGCAAGTACTTCGAGCTATCACATAAGCATACCCACAGTTACGTGTCCCCTGGGTTTAAGTGCCCCTAGGTTAATTACCTCAAGCGCTGCCCTGCAGTTTATTTAGTACAAGGGGCGTGTGAGATGCTTGGTGCTCCCAGGATACCCtgtgaggggctgggagggcaggaggtgcttaAGCAAGGTGTGGGGTGCTCCCAGGGCACTTGTGAAAGGGGCTGGATGCACACAGGGTGCTCGGACAAGGAGGGGGGTCTGCCCCtgtccccaccaccccaaagCGGGGACATGCGGTACAGGGGGTACGACAAGGATGCCCTCGGCCTGGCTGCTGGGCTTGGGGGCATCATGGACAACAAAAGGGCCATTGGAGATGAGGAGGAAATTAGGAACACCAGGAGGAAATGGTAATTTCAGGAGATCGGGAAGAAACAACTTCCCACCCTCAGTCCATGTCACACGCACCACAATCTTCTACGTCGTCTCAGACCCTCTCCAAGTACACGGACACTACACACATCTTCAGTGCCACCGCTCTCAGGGCCCTCCCTACCCACTTGCACCCCACAGCCAAGCATCCATccaaattttagatttttttcacccatttttttttattcttgtgcATACACTATCACGGCAAAAACATGAGATGAACTCACTCTGTTGTTCTCCTGAAACTCGAGAACCTGCTGCCTCAGAGCCCAATTTCCCTGTTTTCCAGAGAAATGGTGTGTCTTCAGTGAACTGAGACACAGGGATGTGAGCAGTGCTGCCCTAGCTCCAAAGTTGTAATCATTCATTGCTCTGCAAGATCTTCCTGTGCTGTTTCAGAGGAGGCCTTGTCTCTCCAGTATTCTCTCAGAACAAAAGTTTACATCACACAGAATTGTAAAATCATCCAGGGTAGGAAAAGACCATTTACTCCCACCTTTAAACTAGTCCTAAGAGGATTAGTTTAAGTCCCTAGCTGGAGACTTGTCCCCAAGGACAGCCCAGCTCCACACCGCAGcctggggggcacagggctggcaTCTCCCCGGGCTGAGGCCAGAGACACTTTACCAGATGGGGTCCAGCCCAAGCCCTGGAGGTAACAGCCCAGATGGCGTCACCATGGTCCCGAAGCCTCTATGCTGTCATAATGCGTTTCCATGGCGATGCCGTCCCCTATAAAAGCTGGCAGCTGACCCGCCCCTCACAGAGTCAGAGTCTGTCCTGAGCTCTGCCTGTCCgcagcagctctctgtgccCTGTGACTGtgagcagccacagcagcagcgcTCATCCTCACCGAATTTTCCTTCCAAGGCTAAGAAAGGTGAAGTGGAGCTCCTCCCGCAGGGAGAGGCGGGTTTCAGACCTGGGTTTTGGGACTGGAGATTCAGCTGTCGGTCTGCTGGTGAAAGAAGCAGCGATAGCTTTGTTTCCTCTGAAGGCTCAGTACCGAGGCACAGAGGGGATGGGGGAGAAGTCCTGTGCACCAAGCGGAGCACTGGCACCTGAAAGAGAGGGGCAGAGCTGAACTCCAGGCTCTTTCGGGGCAGCCCATCAGTAACTCCTCTGCTCTTCTACCTTTAGGCTTTGGAGACACCTACCAGCATGGACGGAGCCTTTGTGGGGACGTGGAGACCTCACCGCCCCCGCGGCCCGATCATGGCCCAGTTCACCAGCCCTGGGCCCAAGTACTCCATCCCAGGGGCAACAGGTACCGCAACCAAACCCAGGGCAGGCGGCACATCTAGGACATCGCTGCTCACAGCAGcccaaaagtttttttttggcGAAGCCTCCGTGCCCCCCAGGCCTGGCAGAGGAAGGCTGATATTTTCCCTCACCCAGGAGAGCGCTGCTTTCATACCAGCAAAAGCAACGGCCTGGGCAGCTTTTCCTGGCACTGTTCCCATCGGCACTCCAGGGAAGTCAAAACCTCACAGAAGCCACCTTCCTGTTGGCTTGCACTCAGCTCTCCCAGTGTCTGTGGGGTTACATTCTTGGATAGCAGCTGAATCCCAGGGATGCTCGTTATGGAGTGCCAACACTGGTGCTCCAAGCAGTGGTTTTGAACCGCTGGGTGCAGGAAGTGTGCTGGCCACACATCGGCTGTCTCTATCTGCTGCCTTTGCAGTGCAGCTACAAAGCCATTTGTGCTTCTTGGCTGACTCTTCTGCACCCCAAGCACTGCGTAACTGGCTTGTGGTTGTAGTAGTCTTGGAGGAAAAAGGCCCACTGgaggggaatttggggggatGCCGACTCCAACTGTACCTCTTCCAGCGGAGCTTGAAGCGTGCAGCCTCCTGGAGGTGCCCTTTGTGTGCTTTGCTTCCTAGGTTTCGTGGGCCACAGTCCCATCAAAAACCGAGCCCCTGCTTACACTTGCAGAGGGACCAAGCCACCCGTGACCGGTGGCTGCGGTCCTGGTCCCCGCTACTTCGTGGAGCCTGACATCACCAGGACGGGGAAGTACGTGCCTCCAGGCGCCCACATCCGGGGACTTCCCAAAATAAACACTGAGGTCACACCTGGACCAAGTGAGTAGCGGTTCTCCAGCTCTTCATCCCAACAAGACCACAACACCCCACTTCTGCCCTGGCCTAGCAGGGGAACAAGCCATAAATGTGGGCAGCCATAAATGCCCTCTGAGAAGGACTGCTGCCAAGGACCACGGGCTGTGGGCACAAGGGGGAAGGACTCAGAGTCCAGAAAGAATGGGTGGGGGGCTGACAAGAGGGACAGCAGGGCAGGACAAAGCTGCGGGGTGCAGAGAAATCCCCCTCGGTGCTGCCTCTGTcctccagcacagggcaggaggagctgccagAGAACTGGGAATTTTGCAGCTCTTCTGAAGAGCTCCTTCTCAGGGTATCGCCTCTGTGTCTGGAGAAAAAGACCAACACTtgactgcttttcttctctcgGCCCCAGGCGATTACCACACGGAAACATCCAACAAGCACGTCTTTAAATGTCCACCCGTGCAGTCCATGGCCTTCCGGCACGAGGCCTTCCGAGCAGACCGACCTCCAGGTAAGGCGACCCCGGGCAGAGCAGACACTTGCAGCCTGCGCGAGCTCCagggacagcctgctgctgctccgccTTGGCAAGGGGCCGCTTCCAAAGCCTCCCCCTGACCTGTGgggccagaagcagcagcttctcaCTCGGGACCCCATCGCTCACCCTCTCTTCGCTCCTCCTGCAGGCCCTGGCACCTACACCTTACCCAGGCTGATGGGACCTAACACAGCCTATACAACCGCCAGCCCGTGCTACTCTATGAAGTGGAAGAGCAAGCACGATCGTTTCGATGCAGACCTCTCCAAGGTGAGCGGtgcttcccttcttttccaCACTGCCTAGTGACCCCGAGCTGCTCTCCTAGCACCACGAGggctccaaagcctgctgcATCCTTGCTTAGGGCAGGCTTCTGTACACCAAGAGCAAAGCCAGAGAATCCACAGCTGTGCTCGCAGGGCCACAGAGCACTCCTGCTGttccagcagaagaaaacacagggaGGCTCTGCCTACACCTGCAAGTGCCTCACTTTACAGCTCTGGCAGTTCTGATGATGCAGAGCTCATCAGAACTAATGGCTACctgcctgccgctctggaacATGCCCCTCTTTGGAGGGGAGCAGGCTGTGCCACCGCTGACATTGTCCCAGGCTTTCCACACCCCTTCTCTGTTAAGGGTGCAGCCCTCGTGGGGAATCGGGAAGGAGAAACCTGTGAATTTGTACCCAACAAGGTCCCCGGCTCTCTTGCAGACTCCCGGTCCCGCCGCATTCCCAAAGATTGAGGTGGATACCTACAAAAGAAGGGCACCCATCTACACCATGGGAGCCCAAACCAGAAttggaggggacagaaccatCAAGCCTGGGCCCGCGGACTACCGCACTGGAAAGGTAAGGCAGCCTGCTCGTCTCTCCTGCTCCGTTTTCCAACGAGCAGCCTTCAAGCATCTCCCCCTTCTGCTCAGGCTTCAGAGAACAAACGGGCTTCTCAGTGCAGGCAccagctgcaggacagcaggcctgctccctgccccagaccCTAGCAGAGGAAGGGCAGAGGACGCGGCTTTTCCCTTCCATTCCCTCCGCCCTTACACGCAACTTGCTCATCCATCACCAACCACGAGTAGAGGTTGGGACACCCTGCAGATACACGGGGAGGGGAATCCAGCAAAGGCTAGGCTTGGAGAAAGTTCTGGATCCAGGGCAGGTCCAGCTAAGCTTGCCATGCCAGATGGAATAACCGTCCTTTCAGCCCAGTTTCCTTTTGCACACAAGAGCTTCTCTTGAAGTGGAAtgagacaaaaagcaaacaaaaatcaggGAGGTCGTTCTTTACCTCTCCCATATCTGCGGTGATGACTGCTTGCCCCAAACGGCAAGCAGGAAGAGCATCAAAGCATTTCCAGTGCTCGGCTAACACGGGAGGTTTTGAAAGAGCATGCCACCAGGACAGGGAGAGTTAGCTATAGCTTCCCAGGCGTGCATACAGCTGTGGATGAGACATGCCAAGTGCCCGTAGCCACCCCTGTTAGAGCAGCCTGCCTTCACTGCAACAagtctgctccagcaggaagcTGAAGCAGCGCTGCACTGACATCCTGACACGGAGCAGTAAGAGAGAGGCATACAGGGACTGGCTAGGAACAGGGGGATGTGTGGGACAGCAAGAAGGACCCTTAATGAACCcctctttttttaaacttttcccCTTCCAGGTGACACTGATCAAGCCCCAGGCACCTGAAACCACTTTTGGAATCCGTCACTCCATCTATACAACTCCACTCATagtggaataaaaaaaagttcccCAAAAGACCTGGTTTGTTCTCCTTGAGCTATGAGGAGCTTCTGGCAGCATGCGAGACTGCAGCAGGCACCAGAAGCACCAGCACTTCACGTGGTGATGCTACAAATTGACTTCCCACCGTAAGTTCCCTTTCTGGTGCAGTTCCCTTCCCCTCTTGGCAGCAGAAGCCAGATCTTAGGTTACaggcatttcattttcttccccatggAGTACCGTGGGGGCTTTTCCCTACACCATATTGGCATCTGCCAGCATGGGAACTCTGAATCAGCAGAAGCAGCTTGCTTTTTTCAACATCTTTCCCACCTTTTTGGCCTCTGAAAATAGCATCTAGGTCTGCTGCATAGCAAGACATAAGCAACTCATAAGGGAAAAGCCACTGCCTGTGAGAACAGGCACAAGAAAGAAGTATGAGAAAGTATACTGAAGGGGACCAGacctgttatttttaaaggcagcaCATTTTGCACATGCAGAAGAAAGGTTTCTGTGACGATTTAGACTTTTTGACTGTGAATGACTTTCTGTGATTGTTCCaatacatttccttttcatcatTAAAATCAGACTCACACTGAACTCCACTCCTCCTGTTCTCTGAGCTCACAGGGCTAATCCCAGTGTGCTCAGTGTTGGAAAACAGAACGTTCTGCAGTACGCCCCCTCCCAAGGGGAAACTGTGATTTACAGTCCCAGCAGCAGACAGAGAATTGAGATAAACTAGTTTTGATGGCAGCAACCATGCATAGACACAGCTCATAATGCAGCTAACAAGGGTCCATTGAAGACACAGCATTACGACTGACTTCTCTAGTTCTAGTACTGTTCTAGTTCTCTTAGTTCATCAGGAGAAAGGTCAACATCTTCTAACCTCCCAAACAAAAGCACCTCAGCAGAATGTGCAAAGCACCCACTCTATGTGCCACAGAAAGACTTCAGTTTAGTACAAAACTTTATTCATACCAATACTGCAAAACTAcaaaagtgaacacagaatCTGAGCAGGCCTCGAGCCTGTCCCATCCACCAACCTCTGGAACAGCAGCAAGGCCCCAgatagctttattttattaacaaacTAGAATATGCAAAACTTTTCAGTTTAACAGCAGTTTCAAGATTTGGCTCTGAAAGGGGGTGTCTGGAAGAAATCCTCCCCAACAAGCCCATATTGGCTAGATAT
This region includes:
- the LOC137857375 gene encoding ciliary microtubule associated protein 1A-like; the protein is MDGAFVGTWRPHRPRGPIMAQFTSPGPKYSIPGATGFVGHSPIKNRAPAYTCRGTKPPVTGGCGPGPRYFVEPDITRTGKYVPPGAHIRGLPKINTEVTPGPSDYHTETSNKHVFKCPPVQSMAFRHEAFRADRPPGPGTYTLPRLMGPNTAYTTASPCYSMKWKSKHDRFDADLSKTPGPAAFPKIEVDTYKRRAPIYTMGAQTRIGGDRTIKPGPADYRTGKVTLIKPQAPETTFGIRHSIYTTPLIVE